The following are encoded in a window of Elusimicrobiota bacterium genomic DNA:
- the budA gene encoding acetolactate decarboxylase, giving the protein MKKYFLFLGMLFLLCISAQYLIGEENKNVLFQNSTLNALMAGNYDGTISCDELASKGDFGVGTFNQLDGEMVLLEGVFYKIGADGKIAEVEKSEKSPFATLTFFKSNKSFKAKKEMGLRQLQRYINNNIPTKNIIYALKIEGTFEYIKVRSVPKQEKPYKKLSEITKKEPVFEFSKIKGFLIGFRFPEFMDGINFPGYHFHFISDDKKVGGHLLDVALREAKIEIENINDFQLEFPQSKEFYRLDLTKTSESKEEKK; this is encoded by the coding sequence ATGAAAAAATATTTTTTGTTCCTTGGAATGCTATTTCTCCTTTGCATATCCGCTCAATATTTAATAGGGGAAGAAAACAAGAATGTTCTATTTCAAAATTCAACATTAAATGCACTTATGGCAGGAAATTATGACGGAACAATTTCTTGTGATGAACTTGCCTCAAAAGGTGATTTTGGGGTAGGAACATTTAATCAATTGGATGGGGAAATGGTACTGCTTGAAGGAGTTTTTTACAAAATTGGCGCTGATGGGAAAATTGCAGAAGTAGAAAAAAGCGAAAAATCTCCATTTGCAACGCTTACTTTTTTCAAAAGCAACAAATCATTTAAAGCAAAGAAAGAGATGGGTTTAAGACAACTGCAAAGATATATTAACAATAACATACCGACAAAAAATATAATATATGCGTTGAAGATTGAAGGAACTTTTGAATATATTAAAGTGAGAAGCGTGCCAAAACAGGAAAAACCGTACAAGAAGCTATCGGAAATTACAAAAAAAGAGCCGGTATTTGAGTTTAGTAAAATCAAAGGATTCTTGATAGGGTTTAGATTTCCTGAATTTATGGATGGAATAAATTTTCCGGGGTATCATTTCCATTTTATTTCAGATGACAAGAAAGTGGGCGGGCACCTGCTTGATGTCGCTTTAAGAGAGGCAAAAATTGAAATTGAGAATATAAACGATTTTCAGCTTGAATTTCCTCAAAGTAAGGAATTTTATAGACTAGATTTGACGAAAACAAGCGAAAGCAAAGAAGAAAAAAAGTAA